From a region of the Tachysurus fulvidraco isolate hzauxx_2018 chromosome 5, HZAU_PFXX_2.0, whole genome shotgun sequence genome:
- the pbrm1l gene encoding polybromo 1, like isoform X3, with the protein MGSKRRRIASPSSSVSGEFDDATSSTPTSSWKRRRTSNAAAVDQIAVCSELYNTVRDYKDEQGRQICELFVRAPKRRNQPDYYDVVSKPIDMMKIQQKLRTEEYQDAEQFSEDFKLLINNAKAYYPADSPEYRAACKLWALFVATKSSLLPGGDVEDDEEEEESEDADNPGVSTEEEMSPNYMKGVLEQLLDGLVSYTDPSGRIVSELFQKLPSKLQYPDYYAIIKEPIDFRTIAQRIQMGHYKSISAMAKDIDLLTKNAKVYNEPGSQVYKDANTIKKAFLQRKTELEQAEPTKSSLRIRNRRSAQGDRLPAITVSLQPGSESDEDSILSGSVRYDVGEAESESGHTRLSTGDPIFQLYQAVRGARNTQGQLLAEPFLHLPSRREYPDYFQQIKHPISIQQIREKMRNGEYEGVEQMESDLNSMFENAKRYNVPNSAIYKRAQKLQHIMQLKRRELRDDDEGDSLLSTVTPETGSSKRKSHKKNTKKNRMKALYAAVTEAREAGTGRRLCELFMVKPSKKDYPDYYQVIFEPMDLRTIESNIRSERYVSDEALMNDLKLMFRNARHYNEEGSQVYNDADILEKIVKEKQKELGPLPEDDDVGSPKLKLRALWRSGGAVSPRKARSQTSLQQKLGELYEAVRSFTDSRGRRLSTVFLRLPSRSELPDYYAAIKRPIDMERVRSYMVQGRYQDIESMAEDFILMFNNACTYNEPESLIYRDALLLHRAFLDARRNLEKEEEEGEERTGAQVAVAPLVCELIRNLFVSVMSHQDDEGRCYSDSLAEVPSVDPTNAEEPPLSLDIIRNNVERGRYRRMDVFQEHFFEVLDKARRLNRTDSEIFEDSIELQQFFLKIRDELCKNGEILLTPALSYTSRHLHADVEQEKREKLPREMEEDRLKIEEDKKEEKAEGVTGGPWTSSLKKTYSQDCSFENSTYSVGDYVYVQPSETNLQPHIVSIEKLWKDEAGEQWLYGCWFYRPGETFHLAIRKFLEKEVFKSDYYNNVPFSKILGKCMVVFVKDYFKYQPEGFKPEDVYVCESRYTTRTKAFKKIKIWTMPPSSVKLVSRDVPLPVVRVASMFVSAANRDQDKMADSADDHGTFIEKEREAVPVEVANGEPGCQYYEQLCYNNMWMKVGDCVYIRSHRLTRPRIGRIEKMWEQDGVPFFFGPLFIHPEETEHEPTKMFYKREVFLSNLEETSPMMCILGKCVVSSFKDFISCRPTEFAEENVHLCESRYIESEKQMKKFKGLKRFSLSGKVVDDEIYYFRKPLVPSKEPSPLLDKKIEELEAKFADIEDLDEDLDEMEDEDDEAPATPSLPQHQSSIASDMDLPNTPLQSTPKTVKGLSKKEGAKRKINMSGYILFSSEMRAVIKAQHPDFSFGELSRLVGTEWRNLDSTKKSEYEERAAKLVEQQERERALQQQQAAASPRAGMMGNYGPPFMPIQGPPDGMMGMGGTPPHPMGVPALPPQHYFTSGMAGYPGMPPSGGMGPGINGMAGSPGPGNPFGLQMGTYGPGQVAPPPYPGQSQLGQSAHQTQGPPMFVAPPPRPQRLLHSEAYLKYIEGLSADCPTISKWDQSLKAQRKDSRLSREQESRLPSHWLKSKGAHTTMVDALWRLRDLMMRDTLSIRQAYNL; encoded by the exons ATGGGCTCCAAGAGACGACGCATCGCTTCTCCCTCCAGCAGTGTGAGTGGAGAGTTTGACGATGCCACTTCATCAACTCCAACCAGCAGCTGGAAAAGGAGGAGGACTTCTAATGCTGCTGCTGTTGATCAA ATTGCTGTTTGCAGTGAATTGTACAACACTGTCAGGGACTACAAAGATGAGCAAGGGAGGCAGATCTGTGAGCTTTTTGTTCGTGCTCCGAAAAGAAG GAATCAGCCAGATTACTATGACGTGGTGAGCAAGCCCATTGACATGATGAAGATCCAACAGAAGCTCAGGACAGAAGAGTACCAAGATGCAGAACAGTTCTCTGAAGATTTTAAGCTACTTATAAACAATGCCAAAGCTTACTATCCG gctGATAGTCCAGAGTACAGGGCTGCCTGTAAGTTGTGGGCTCTGTTCGTAGCCACAAAGAGTAGCCTTCTTCCTGGAGGAGATGTCGAAgatgatgaggaagaagaggaaagtGAAGATGCTGATAACCCAGGAGTCTCCACAGAGGAGGAG ATGTCACCCAACTATATGAAAGGGGTCCTAGAGCAGCTGCTGGACGGTCTTGTATCTTATACTGACCCTTCAGGGAGAATAGTTAGTGAACTTTTCCAGAAACTGCCCTCTAAACTG CAATACCCAGACTACTATGCCATAATCAAAGAGCCAATAGATTTTCGAACCATAGCTCAGAGGATACAG ATGGGACATTACAAATCCATCAGTGCCATGGCCAAGGACATTGATCTTTTGACCAAAAATGCCAAAGTCTACAATGAACCTGGATCACAAGTTTATAAG GATGCAAACACAATTAAGAAGGCCTTTTTGCAGAGGAAAACTGAACTCGAGCAGGCAGAACCAACAAAATCCAGCCTCCGCATCAG GAATCGGAGGTCAGCTCAGGGAGATCGTTTGCCTGCTATTACCGTGTCTCTGCAGCCCGGCTCAGAGAGCGATGAAGACTCCATTCTGTCAG GCTCTGTGCGGTATGATGTTGGGGAGGCGGAGTCTGAGAGCGGGCACACTCGACTATCTACTGGTGACCCAATCTTCCAGCTGTACCAAGCTGTCAGAGGGGCCCGTAACACTCAGGGTCAGCTCCTTGCTGAGCCATTCCTTCATCTACCATCACGCAGAGAGTACCCTGATTACTTCCAGCAGATCAAACACCCCATTTCTATCCAGCAAATCAG AGAAAAAATGCGAAACGGGGAGTACGAGGGAGTCGAGCAAATGGAATCAGACCTTAATTCTATGTTTGAGAATGCTAAACGCTACAATGTCCCCAATTCAGCCATTTACAAGCGTGCTCAGAAATTACAGCACATAATGCAG TTAAAAAGGAGAGAACTTCGAGACGACGACGAAGGAGACAGTTTGCTGTCCACCGTGACACCCGAGACAGGAAGCAGTAAGAGAAAAAG TCATAAgaagaacacaaagaaaaacaggatGAAAGCATTGTATGCAGCAGTGACCGAGGCACGAGAGGCAGGTACAGGTCGGCGCCTCTGTGAGCTATTCATGGTGAAGCCATCAAAAAAGGACTACCCTGATTACTACCAGGTTATCTTTGAGCCCATGGACCTTCGCACCATCGAGAGCAATATTCGCAGCGAGCGATACGTCAGCGATGAGGCTCTCATGAACGATTTGAAGCTCATGTTCCGCAATGCTCGCCACTACAACGAGGAAGGCTCTCAG GTTTACAATGATGCAGACATTCTGGAAAAGATTGTaaaggaaaaacagaaggaaCTTGGACCTTTACCtgaggatgatgatgttggCTCACCCAAACTCAAACTACGTGCGTTAT GGAGGAGCGGGGGTGCTGTATCTCCCAGAAAGGCCCGCTCTCAAACATCTCTGCAGCAGAAACTGGGCGAACTCTATGAAGCTGTCCGCAGTTTCACAGACAGCCGTGGACGTCGCCTGAGCACAGTGTTCCTGCGTCTGCCTTCACGCTCTGAGCTGCCTGATTACTACGCTGCCATCAAACGCCCCATTGACATGGAGCGCGTGCGAAGCTACATGGTCCAGGGCCGCTATCAGGACATTGAGTCAATGGCTGAGGATTTTATTCTTATGTTTAACAACGCCTGTACATACAATGAGCCTGAGTCACTCATCTATCGTGACGCACTGCTGCTCCACAGAGCCTTCCTTGATGCACGCCGCAACctggagaaggaggaagaggagggagaagaAAGAACAGGAGCTCAAGTGGCCGTAGCGCCATTAGTTTGCGAGCTCATTCGGAACCTCTTTGTGTCAGTGATGAGCCATCAGGATGATGAGGGCCGCTGCTACAGTGACTCGCTTGCAGAGGTGCCCTCTGTGGATCCTACCAATGCAGAGGAGCCACCTCTTAGCTTGGATATTATCCGCAACAACGTAGAGCGTGGACGCTATCGGAGGATGGATGTGTTTCAGGAGCATTTTTTTGAGGTGCTGGATAAAGCCAGACGTCTCAACAG AACGGACTCTGAAATCTTTGAGGACTCGATTGAGCTGCAGCAGTTCTTTCTGAAGATCCGAGACGAGCTATGCAAGAATGGTGAGATCCTACTCACTCCAGCACTGAGCTACACATCCAGGCATCTGCATGCAGATGTGGagcaggagaagagagagaaactgcCTCGGGAAATGGAGGAAGATCGACTCAAAATTGAGGAAGACAAAAAAG AGGAGAAGGCAGAGGGTGTTACGGGTGGACCGTGGACATCTAGCCTTAAGAAGACCTATAGTCAAGACTGTAGCTTTGAGAACAGCACCTACAGTGTGGGAGACTATGTGTACGTGCAGCCGTCCGAAACCAACTTGCAGCCCCACATTGTAAGCATCGAGAAACTGTGGAAGGATGAGGCTG GAGAGCAGTGGCTGTATGGCTGCTGGTTTTATCGACCAGGCGAGACCTTCCACCTGGCTATACGCAAGTTCCTGGAAAAGGAAGTATTCAAGAGTGACTATTACAACAATGTTCCATTCAGTAAGATACTGGGGAAATGTATGGTGGTGTTTGTAAAG GATTATTTTAAATACCAGCCCGAGGGCTTCAAACCTGAGGATGTCTACGTTTGTGAGTCTCGCTACACAACCCGGACCAAAGCCTTCAAGAAGATCAAAATATGGACTATGCCACCAAGCTCTGTGAAATTAGTCTCTCGTGATGTGCCATTACCTGTAGTCAGAGTTGCGTCCATGTTCGTCAGCGCTGCAAATCGTGACCAGGACAAGATGGCAGACTCTGCTGACGATCATGGTACCTTTATTGAGAAA gagagagAGGCTGTTCCTGTGGAGGTGGCTAATGGTGAGCCTGGATGTCAGTACTACGAACAGCTATGCTACAATAACATGTGGATGAAAGTGGGTGATTGTGTCTACATTCGATCTCATCGCTTGACACGTCCACGAATTGGCAG GATTGAAAAGATGTGGGAGCAGGATGGAGTTCCTTTCTTCTTTGGGCCGTTATTCATCCACCCTGAGGAGACAGAACATGAGCCCACAAAGATGTTCTACAAGCGTGAAGTGTTCCTGAGCAACCTGGAGGAGACCTCTCCCATGATGTGCATTTTAG GAAAGTGTGTTGTCTCCTCCTTTAAGGACTTTATTTCCTGTAGACCAACTGAATTTGCAGAGGAGAATGTACACTTGTGTGAGAGCCGCTACATTGAAAGTGAGAAGCAGATGAAAAAATTTAAAGGCCTCAAACGATTTTCCCTGTCAGGCAAAGTGGTGGATGATGAGATCTACTACTTCAG AAAGCCACTTGTGCCTTCCAAGGAACCATCCCCCCTGCTGGATAAAAAAATTGAAGAGCTAGAGGCCAAATTTGCAGATATAGAGGACCTGGATGAAGATCTAGATGAGATggaagatgaggatgatgaagcaCCAGCAACACCTTCCTTGCCCCAGCATCAGTCTTCAATTGCTAGTGATATGGACCTTCCTAACACACCACTACAG TCCACACCAAAGACCGTAAAGGGTCTATCCAAGAAGGAAGGAGCCAAGCGCAAGATCAACATGAGTGGCTACATTCTGTTTAGCAGTGAGATGAGAGCTGTCATAAAGGCTCAACACCCAGATTTCTCTTTTGGAGAGCTGAGTCGTCTTGTTGGTACAGAGTGGAGGAACCTGGACTCTACTAAGAAGTCGGAGTATGAAG AGCGGGCAGCTAAACTGGTAGAACAGCAGGAACGGGAAAGGGCCCTCCAGCAGCAGCAGGCGGCAGCTTCCCCAAGAGCAG GCATGATGGGAAATTATGGCCCACCCTTCATGCCTATACAGGGTCCTCCTGATGGCATGATGGGTATGGGTGGCACACCTCCTCATCCCATGGGGGTGCCCGCGTTGCCACCTCAACACTACTTTACATCAGGCATGGCTGGGTACCCTGGTATGCCCCCTTCTG GTGGAATGGGACCTGGTATTAATGGTATGGCTGGAAGTCCTGGTCCAGGAAACCCTTTTGGTCTTCAG ATGGGTACATATGGCCCAGGGCAGGTGGCTCCACCTCCATACCCAGGTCAAAGTCAGCTGGGTCAGTCTGCCCACCAAACACAAGGCCCACCCATGTTCGTAGCACCACCTCCCAGGCCACAGCGTCTCCTGCATTCAGAAGCCTACCTTAAATACATAGAAGGGCTCAGTGCAGATTGTCCCACTATCAGCAAATGGGATCAGAGCCTTAAGG CTCAAAGAAAAGACTCCCGCCTCAGTAGAGAGCAGGAGAGCCGTCTTCCTTCTCATTGGCTGAAGAGCAAAGGTGCTCACACCACAATGGTGGATGCGTTGTGGCGATTGAGAGATTTAATGATGAGAGACACTCTTAGCATCCGACAAGCTTACAACCTTTAA
- the pbrm1l gene encoding polybromo 1, like isoform X6, with translation MGSKRRRIASPSSSVSGEFDDATSSTPTSSWKRRRTSNAAAVDQIAVCSELYNTVRDYKDEQGRQICELFVRAPKRRNQPDYYDVVSKPIDMMKIQQKLRTEEYQDAEQFSEDFKLLINNAKAYYPADSPEYRAACKLWALFVATKSSLLPGGDVEDDEEEEESEDADNPGVSTEEEMSPNYMKGVLEQLLDGLVSYTDPSGRIVSELFQKLPSKLQYPDYYAIIKEPIDFRTIAQRIQMGHYKSISAMAKDIDLLTKNAKVYNEPGSQVYKDANTIKKAFLQRKTELEQAEPTKSSLRIRNRRSAQGDRLPAITVSLQPGSESDEDSILSGSVRYDVGEAESESGHTRLSTGDPIFQLYQAVRGARNTQGQLLAEPFLHLPSRREYPDYFQQIKHPISIQQIREKMRNGEYEGVEQMESDLNSMFENAKRYNVPNSAIYKRAQKLQHIMQLKRRELRDDDEGDSLLSTVTPETGSSKRKSHKKNTKKNRMKALYAAVTEAREAGTGRRLCELFMVKPSKKDYPDYYQVIFEPMDLRTIESNIRSERYVSDEALMNDLKLMFRNARHYNEEGSQVYNDADILEKIVKEKQKELGPLPEDDDVGSPKLKLRALWRSGGAVSPRKARSQTSLQQKLGELYEAVRSFTDSRGRRLSTVFLRLPSRSELPDYYAAIKRPIDMERVRSYMVQGRYQDIESMAEDFILMFNNACTYNEPESLIYRDALLLHRAFLDARRNLEKEEEEGEERTGAQVAVAPLVCELIRNLFVSVMSHQDDEGRCYSDSLAEVPSVDPTNAEEPPLSLDIIRNNVERGRYRRMDVFQEHFFEVLDKARRLNRTDSEIFEDSIELQQFFLKIRDELCKNGEILLTPALSYTSRHLHADVEQEKREKLPREMEEDRLKIEEDKKRGEGRGCYGWTVDI, from the exons ATGGGCTCCAAGAGACGACGCATCGCTTCTCCCTCCAGCAGTGTGAGTGGAGAGTTTGACGATGCCACTTCATCAACTCCAACCAGCAGCTGGAAAAGGAGGAGGACTTCTAATGCTGCTGCTGTTGATCAA ATTGCTGTTTGCAGTGAATTGTACAACACTGTCAGGGACTACAAAGATGAGCAAGGGAGGCAGATCTGTGAGCTTTTTGTTCGTGCTCCGAAAAGAAG GAATCAGCCAGATTACTATGACGTGGTGAGCAAGCCCATTGACATGATGAAGATCCAACAGAAGCTCAGGACAGAAGAGTACCAAGATGCAGAACAGTTCTCTGAAGATTTTAAGCTACTTATAAACAATGCCAAAGCTTACTATCCG gctGATAGTCCAGAGTACAGGGCTGCCTGTAAGTTGTGGGCTCTGTTCGTAGCCACAAAGAGTAGCCTTCTTCCTGGAGGAGATGTCGAAgatgatgaggaagaagaggaaagtGAAGATGCTGATAACCCAGGAGTCTCCACAGAGGAGGAG ATGTCACCCAACTATATGAAAGGGGTCCTAGAGCAGCTGCTGGACGGTCTTGTATCTTATACTGACCCTTCAGGGAGAATAGTTAGTGAACTTTTCCAGAAACTGCCCTCTAAACTG CAATACCCAGACTACTATGCCATAATCAAAGAGCCAATAGATTTTCGAACCATAGCTCAGAGGATACAG ATGGGACATTACAAATCCATCAGTGCCATGGCCAAGGACATTGATCTTTTGACCAAAAATGCCAAAGTCTACAATGAACCTGGATCACAAGTTTATAAG GATGCAAACACAATTAAGAAGGCCTTTTTGCAGAGGAAAACTGAACTCGAGCAGGCAGAACCAACAAAATCCAGCCTCCGCATCAG GAATCGGAGGTCAGCTCAGGGAGATCGTTTGCCTGCTATTACCGTGTCTCTGCAGCCCGGCTCAGAGAGCGATGAAGACTCCATTCTGTCAG GCTCTGTGCGGTATGATGTTGGGGAGGCGGAGTCTGAGAGCGGGCACACTCGACTATCTACTGGTGACCCAATCTTCCAGCTGTACCAAGCTGTCAGAGGGGCCCGTAACACTCAGGGTCAGCTCCTTGCTGAGCCATTCCTTCATCTACCATCACGCAGAGAGTACCCTGATTACTTCCAGCAGATCAAACACCCCATTTCTATCCAGCAAATCAG AGAAAAAATGCGAAACGGGGAGTACGAGGGAGTCGAGCAAATGGAATCAGACCTTAATTCTATGTTTGAGAATGCTAAACGCTACAATGTCCCCAATTCAGCCATTTACAAGCGTGCTCAGAAATTACAGCACATAATGCAG TTAAAAAGGAGAGAACTTCGAGACGACGACGAAGGAGACAGTTTGCTGTCCACCGTGACACCCGAGACAGGAAGCAGTAAGAGAAAAAG TCATAAgaagaacacaaagaaaaacaggatGAAAGCATTGTATGCAGCAGTGACCGAGGCACGAGAGGCAGGTACAGGTCGGCGCCTCTGTGAGCTATTCATGGTGAAGCCATCAAAAAAGGACTACCCTGATTACTACCAGGTTATCTTTGAGCCCATGGACCTTCGCACCATCGAGAGCAATATTCGCAGCGAGCGATACGTCAGCGATGAGGCTCTCATGAACGATTTGAAGCTCATGTTCCGCAATGCTCGCCACTACAACGAGGAAGGCTCTCAG GTTTACAATGATGCAGACATTCTGGAAAAGATTGTaaaggaaaaacagaaggaaCTTGGACCTTTACCtgaggatgatgatgttggCTCACCCAAACTCAAACTACGTGCGTTAT GGAGGAGCGGGGGTGCTGTATCTCCCAGAAAGGCCCGCTCTCAAACATCTCTGCAGCAGAAACTGGGCGAACTCTATGAAGCTGTCCGCAGTTTCACAGACAGCCGTGGACGTCGCCTGAGCACAGTGTTCCTGCGTCTGCCTTCACGCTCTGAGCTGCCTGATTACTACGCTGCCATCAAACGCCCCATTGACATGGAGCGCGTGCGAAGCTACATGGTCCAGGGCCGCTATCAGGACATTGAGTCAATGGCTGAGGATTTTATTCTTATGTTTAACAACGCCTGTACATACAATGAGCCTGAGTCACTCATCTATCGTGACGCACTGCTGCTCCACAGAGCCTTCCTTGATGCACGCCGCAACctggagaaggaggaagaggagggagaagaAAGAACAGGAGCTCAAGTGGCCGTAGCGCCATTAGTTTGCGAGCTCATTCGGAACCTCTTTGTGTCAGTGATGAGCCATCAGGATGATGAGGGCCGCTGCTACAGTGACTCGCTTGCAGAGGTGCCCTCTGTGGATCCTACCAATGCAGAGGAGCCACCTCTTAGCTTGGATATTATCCGCAACAACGTAGAGCGTGGACGCTATCGGAGGATGGATGTGTTTCAGGAGCATTTTTTTGAGGTGCTGGATAAAGCCAGACGTCTCAACAG AACGGACTCTGAAATCTTTGAGGACTCGATTGAGCTGCAGCAGTTCTTTCTGAAGATCCGAGACGAGCTATGCAAGAATGGTGAGATCCTACTCACTCCAGCACTGAGCTACACATCCAGGCATCTGCATGCAGATGTGGagcaggagaagagagagaaactgcCTCGGGAAATGGAGGAAGATCGACTCAAAATTGAGGAAGACAAAAAA AGAGGAGAAGGCAGAGGGTGTTACGGGTGGACCGTGGACATCTAG